Within Spinacia oleracea cultivar Varoflay chromosome 4, BTI_SOV_V1, whole genome shotgun sequence, the genomic segment TGGAGCCTTCCTCTTCCTAGCACCAGATGTTGATGCACCAGCAGAACCAGCAGCAGCTGCAGCAGATTCTTTCCTCTGTTTTGCAGTGGAACCTCCTTTACAGGTTCTTGAGTTATGCCCAATTTGCTTGCATTTCCCACACTTGACAGTGGTGTTTCTTTTCCCCCTCTTCTTCTCATGAGCACCTCTTCTTCTCTGCTTGGCTGGTCTGCCAGCTGCCCTTCTCATTAGTGGGGGAAGAATCCTAGGTAGCTCAAATGTAGGCCACTGTGTTGAGTCAGGCATGGGGTGAATATGCTCTGAGTATGTGAGCTTATAGGCTGCCCCTTTGAAGTAAGGAGAAACAAAATCTGTAGGATTGAGTCTTTGATGGTATATTACCCTAATAGCATGCTTGCAAGGTATACCACACCCTTGCCATTTCCCACAACCACAAACTCTAGCAGCAAGCCTAATAGGGAACTTCACATGACCATCTAAAACCTCAAATTCACCCCCCCAGCATTAGTTGCATAACAGAACCTCGAGTCAGCACTCCTCTCTTCAAGCTCCTTAGTAGCATATGGCGTCAATTGATCGGGTCCAATGTCAACAGCTTTATCAAATCTGGCCCCGATCTTCGTCATGCACCAAGACCTTATTTCTAACATAACAGAATACAATAATTGGCATCACACATTTTAATGCAAAATAAATACCCGACTCGGAAACTTGAACACATACCCGACTCGGACACTTGAACACAAACCCGACTCGGACACTTGAATACAAACCTAATAAATAAGTTCCAATGACACAAAAATAGGATAAAATGTAAAGGATTACCTTCAAGAAGTGACAAAACAGGAAGATCCCTAAAGGGTTTGGTACACGCGTTGAAGGATTCCACAAAGTTGGTGGTGTTGTGATCACAAGTGACCCCAACA encodes:
- the LOC110784221 gene encoding uncharacterized protein, yielding MQGVESALYDVFPKAVRRVCAQHLYTNCRQAGYSGTAFHDLFWVVADAYNPYVFNKAMEKIGKLIPEAVGYLDKVPEQWSRHKFDVGVTCDHNTTNFVESFNACTKPFRDLPVLSLLEEIRSWCMTKIGARFDKAVDIGPDQLTPYATKELEERSADSRFCYATNAGGVNLRF